In the bacterium SCSIO 12741 genome, TGAAGCGCATAAAATCAATCTGTGAAAGTGAGTAATTGCTTGCCATCAGTCCGATCATACCTGGTCGTAGTTTCAACCTAGGACGAAGCTGTTTTTCCATTTATTCGAAATCCGGATTTTACCTGATATTCGGAATGAATGAAGGTTTTTGATTTGAAATGGTTAGATTCGATTTAGACCGCACTGAATTTCTCTTGTTTCAGGATAGTTTTGAGTTTTCACTTGTAATCAACTGAATTCACGATGACAATAAAGATCATGTTATAATACCGTAGTTACCTCATATTAATATGAATAGACGCAATTGCCTAATAATTTTAGTTCTGTTTATCGGTTTTCTTTCTTGTGAAAACGAGAAAAAATCGGAACCACAAATAGACAAAGCCACGATAAAATCTTCACCCGATTTGGAGGTTGACCATTTGAATATTTGGATTGAAAACCCAACAAAGGCAAAAGAAAAATTAACTCAAATTGGATTTACAGCTGTTCCTGATTCACTTTCACAGATTCATGGTGGGCAGGGAACAACAGGCAGGTATTTCAATTTTTTAAATGGTTATCTCGAACTGATATTTGTTTTTGACCAGCACGATTTTGATAGGAACAATGAATTGAACCCAGAATTGGATTTTGCTGAAAGAAATGATCACACAAAAAATGGTGCGTCACCTTTTGGCATTGCTCTCAGAGTAAAGGATTATGATCTACAAAAAATTCCATTTGAAAAAGTAACCTACCATCAAGATTGGATGGAGAAAAATGCGAACATTTATTCAGCTAAAAATTCAAAAACGAACCTCAGGGAGCCTTCCATTTTTGTTGTTTACCCAGAAATTGAATCAGACAGATTTGAAACGTTAGCTGACTTAAAGAACATTCCGGATGAATATGGATTTGCCAGAGAATTTTTCAAGCATCCGAATGGAGCAAAGAAGATTACAAAAATTACGATTACATCAACGGACTTGGATCTTAATACAGAAACGATTAAAACAATTAACGGAATTGGGAATGTAACCGTTAAAAATGGCAATGAACATCTGATGGAATTGTATTTCGATAACCATGTTCAGAAAAAGTCATTCGATTTAAGACCCGAATTACCAATCATAGTTAATTTATAAAACATGCGGTAAAGCGGTATGGCCGCAACTCTAACTCGTTTTAGTTTCAAATTTCAATTGATTGTTCAGTTGAATATATGGAAGGAATAGCCGTGCCTTAAGGTAATCTTGATACTCAAGAGGATTAATGAAGTACAATGGAGAAAGTAAACAAAGTACCATTCAATGAAATTAAGAATGTAAAGGAAGCTCTTGCGAACATGGCATTAGAACAACTTGAAATTGATATAAATTCATTGGAGAACCTGGTAGTAGAGTTCGGTTATATTTATTTACGAGGTGATCACTACGAGTCATTATTTAAAGTTTTGACAGACCAAGAAACCTTTTATTTTGCGGTACAACAAGGAAACCTTATATGGCTGCAAAACACCTTTAGCGAGGAATTGTTCCAATCAACAATTCAACAAATGCGAACCTTTCATGGAGATTGGAAATAAACACGAATTACATTCTAAGCAGAAATCTGAACATACCTCGTCGTAGTTTTAAACTACGACGAAACTATATTTCTGATTTAGTACCGAATGAAAAATATGGACTCTATGAGTTCTGAAACCAACCTGGCATTTTCGAATTCTAAAAGCAAAACAGATATAGTCAGGGCGACGAGAATACTATCGAACCATTTTTTGGTTGATATTCAGGAGGTTGAAGATGAGTTCGGTAGTAAAGGAAAGGTAAGCGTTTCATAGCCCGCCAAAGCTGCGCTTTGACGTTTAATGAGTAAATTTAAACCAAAAGACACAGCTTTGGCTACTGTCTGTGTAGTTCGAAAGGTTCATGCCTTGAAATCCCACACTACGCACAGCCAAAACGTTATCGGTTATAGCGAATTGAAAAAGAAATTAATGAAGGAGACTTGTGCATTCTCAATTCTGGCAATCTCGATTGTTTGTGTTCTGGTTTCCTGTAGCACTGACTCCAAAACCCAGCAGGAATTTCGAAACCCAAACTATATATGGTTTGTTCCTAATGGGGAATCTGAAGGGAGATGGGTGGAAATAGACTATACAAGCAACTCTCCATTACTATCTTCCGGTCATTGTACAGAGTTCTATTCGAATGGAAGCGAAAGGAGCAAGTATAATTTGAATAGACACGGA is a window encoding:
- a CDS encoding VOC family protein codes for the protein MNRRNCLIILVLFIGFLSCENEKKSEPQIDKATIKSSPDLEVDHLNIWIENPTKAKEKLTQIGFTAVPDSLSQIHGGQGTTGRYFNFLNGYLELIFVFDQHDFDRNNELNPELDFAERNDHTKNGASPFGIALRVKDYDLQKIPFEKVTYHQDWMEKNANIYSAKNSKTNLREPSIFVVYPEIESDRFETLADLKNIPDEYGFAREFFKHPNGAKKITKITITSTDLDLNTETIKTINGIGNVTVKNGNEHLMELYFDNHVQKKSFDLRPELPIIVNL